A single window of Solanum dulcamara chromosome 5, daSolDulc1.2, whole genome shotgun sequence DNA harbors:
- the LOC129889956 gene encoding protein STAY-GREEN 1, chloroplastic: MGTFTASLMVPSKLNNEKQSSIFIYKTRRKSKKNQSIVPVARLFGPAIFEASKLKVLFLGVDEKKHPGKLPRTYTLTHSDITSKLTLAISQTINNSQLQGWYNRLQRDEVVAEWKKVKGKMSLHVHCHISGGHFMLDLFARLRNYIFCRELPVVLKAFVHGDENLLKNYPELQEALVWVYFHSNIQEFNKVECWGPLKDATSPSSSSSGVGGVKSTSFTSNSNKKWDLPRPCEETCTCCFPPMSVIPWPSSNLDGVTVENGNIQQGLQEQQS; the protein is encoded by the exons ATGGGAACTTTTACTGCttctttaatggttccatctaAACTCAACAATGAAAAACagagctctatttttatttacaaAACTAGAAGAAAGTCCAAGAAGAATCAATCCATAGTCCCT GTAGCAAGGTTATTTGGGCCAGCTATATTTGAAGCTTCAAAGTTGAAGGTACTTTTCTTGGGAGTTGATGAGAAAAAGCATCCAGGAAAGTTGCCAAGAACATATACACTGACTCATAGTGATATTACCTCTAAACTCACTTTGGCTATCTCTCAAACAATCAATAACTCTCAG TTGCAAGGTTGGTATAATAGACTTCAAAGAGATGAAGTGGTTGCAGAATGGAAGAAAGTAAAAGGGAAGATGTCACTTCATGTCCATTGCCACATTAGTGGAGGCCATTTTATGTTAGACTTATTTGCTAGACTCAGAAACTATATCTTCTGCAGAGAACTCCCTGTG GTTCTGAAGGCTTTTGTTCATGGAGATGAGAATTTACTAAAGAATTACCCAGAGTTACAAGAAGCTTTAGTTTGGGTATACTTTCACTCAAACATTCAAGAATTCAACAAAGTAGAGTGTTGGGGTCCACTCAAAGATGCAACCTCCCCTTCATCTTCTTCTAGTGGGGTAGGTGGGGTGAAGAGTACAAGTTTTACAAGCAATAGCAACAAGAAGTGGGATTTACCAAGGCCTTGTGAAGAGACTTGTACATGTTGCTTTCCCCCAATGAGTGTGATCCCTTGGCCTTCTTCTAATCTTGATGGGGTCACTGTGGAAAATGGGAACATCCAACAAGGCTTGCAAGAGCAGCAAAGTtga